A window of Benincasa hispida cultivar B227 chromosome 9, ASM972705v1, whole genome shotgun sequence genomic DNA:
ATTGCAGTGAGAGCTATGAGAAGTATTTCCTCGACTTCCCGATAGAAGAGCTTTCGATATCTGGCATTTCTACCAATTCTTGTCACCTCAACGCTTGGGCTGATTCATTATCCCCCTTGTGTGATTCATTTACACCTTTTGATGCTTGTCAATCAAATTCAGACTCAGGTTGCCTCGAGAGTACGAGTCCAGACCAGCTTGATTTTGAGGATGATCAAGTGAGACTGAAGTTGCAAGAATTGGAGAGAGATCTGCTGGGTGACCCTGATGTAGCAGATTACGATGTTGAGATGCTTGCAAACGGCCAGAGCATGGAAATTGATAGTGAATGGGCAAATTCGATTCAAGATGCACTACTTCAGGACTCGCCAAAGGAATCTTCGTCAACAGATTCTAATTTCAGTGCCATCAGCAGCAATAAGGATGCATCTCAGATATCTTCACAGAATCCTAGACAAATGCTATTAGAATGTGCTTTTGCTATCTCAGAAGAGAACTTCCAAGAAGCAGCAGCCATGATAGAACAGCTCCGAGGTATGGTCTCGGTTCAGGGAGATCCCTCACAGAGGATTGCTGCGTATATGGTGGAAGGTCTTGCTGCTCGGTTGTTGGAGTCAGGAAAATGTCTTTATAAAGCTTTGAGATGCAAAGAACCCCCTTCCTCCGACCGCCTCGCAGCTATGCAGATCCTTTTTGAGGTCTGCCCCtgtttcaaatttggttttatgGCAGCAAATTGTGCCATTATTGAGGCAGCGAAAGATGAGAAGAAAATTCACATAATCGATTTTGATGTAAGCCAAGGAACTCAGTACATAAAATTGATTCAGATGCTAGCAGCTCAGCCAGGTAAGCCACCACACTTGAGGTTAACAGGGGTTGATGACCCCGAATCAGTACAGCGCCCCGTTGGAGGTCTTAAGCACATTGGGCAAAGGCTCGAGCAATTGGCAAAAGCACTGCAGGTTCCATTTGAATTTCGAGCGATTGCCTCAAATGCTTCTGATATTACTCCCTCGATGCTCGCCTCCCGGCCTGGAGAAGCACTCATAGTGAACTTTGCTTTTCTGCTTCACCACATGCCAGATGAAAGCGTTTCAACCGTAAATCTACGAGACAGGCTTCTTCAAATGGTTAAGA
This region includes:
- the LOC120086064 gene encoding scarecrow-like protein 1; its protein translation is MSLVRPSDPSPLSYGSRKLYSLKGSNNAPDLSTQRFRSGKHRTMHMNDTYCSESYEKYFLDFPIEELSISGISTNSCHLNAWADSLSPLCDSFTPFDACQSNSDSGCLESTSPDQLDFEDDQVRLKLQELERDLLGDPDVADYDVEMLANGQSMEIDSEWANSIQDALLQDSPKESSSTDSNFSAISSNKDASQISSQNPRQMLLECAFAISEENFQEAAAMIEQLRGMVSVQGDPSQRIAAYMVEGLAARLLESGKCLYKALRCKEPPSSDRLAAMQILFEVCPCFKFGFMAANCAIIEAAKDEKKIHIIDFDVSQGTQYIKLIQMLAAQPGKPPHLRLTGVDDPESVQRPVGGLKHIGQRLEQLAKALQVPFEFRAIASNASDITPSMLASRPGEALIVNFAFLLHHMPDESVSTVNLRDRLLQMVKSLNPKLVTVVEQDMNSNTTPFFTRFVEAYDYYAAVYDSLDATLPRDSQDRINVERQCLAKDIVNIVACEGEERVERYEVAGKWWARMTMAGFTSCSMSQNVTDPIRKLIEEYCDRFKMYEEMGTLHFGWEKKSLVVTSAWR